In the Hypanus sabinus isolate sHypSab1 chromosome X1, sHypSab1.hap1, whole genome shotgun sequence genome, AGAACTACTCCACAAGAAGCCTGGCTACTTTGTTTCTTCCAAATCTTTAAACCTGTAGAGACATACCCATTCTAGTCAGTAAGTTTTAACCAGGAAAAGAGAATGTATTATTTATGACACACTAGTTTACTTGACTGTTAGGGTCGACAATAATTGATGACTACCCATAAAGTAGCAACTGCCCTACCCTGTTCCCAATCAACTGCAGCTTGGGTAATGCCAAAAGATTTTGGTGTGCAGAGTGGAGGAGAAAATGTTCACCGTTAAAAGGCTGACCCTAAGCTTTAACTTGAAATAACACTAAAGTCATGTAGTACATTCAAATGCCAAAACAAAGGATAGATGAATGCCAGAATCCTAAACCACTAAGGCCAGATAGGATTACGAATAATATTAACATTTCAGTGCAAGGATCTTAAAAAATAGCAACAGTGACAAGTGGGCACTGTGATTTTAGGAACTGAAAGAGGTGCACAATCAGATGTCAATAAGGAGACTCCTGTCAAGATCCTTGTTGTACCAAACCATGACTGACTTGTAATAGTCATTTCTGCAGGTCTGATGAATAAGTTGAATTTATCTTGCCCAGCTATTACAAACAGGATTCCAATGTACACTGAACTACAATAATGCACCATATACCAATTATATAACTAACATTTGTGATTTGTACTCCAAGATAAGAAAATTCCAAAAATTTGTGGTCACTGCAATATTAGCTTGATATCCATCAACACCAATACCTAGCAATTCACAATTCTGTTCTATATCTTCTCAGCTTGAGCAGGCATGTAAAGGGGTGGAAATGTGGGCAAGGAAAATTATAAGTTCTGGGGTCTGTATGTCCATTATTCCCAGCTGAACCTGTTGAGTGAAGACCAGGTGCTTCTTTAAACAGGAGAGAAGAGAGTCAAGATGTATGCAGGCTTTTACCTTCTGCAATCAACAGTTAGTGCAGGATCGGATTTTCCAGTGTGGAACCAAAGTgtgccctcccccaccccaaagAACAgtagaaaaaaacagaaaagttaAAAATTATACACAATAGGTAGAGAATTACTAAAAGCAGGCAGGATTCTCTGTTCACCTAAGTCCAATGAAAACATGGCAACTAATAAACTACACTCAGCTATTTTAAATGAGTTTTAAAGTAGAAAGCAATGCAAGAAAAGTAGAAAAATCTATGATGTGCCATGCAGTGGTCCTGGGTTCCCACCAACACAAAAGAAAAACCCACAATACAGACCAAAAGACCACCAACCCAATACCCACTACACATAGCATCAAAAATGCCTTGTTTCCTGTGGCTTAAGCCAAATTAAAAATCAGTTGGCTGACAAATGATTAACTTAGTTTTCAAAATGTCAGTCACATAGAACAGATACACAAGAGGCCAGCTACACATTGAACGATATAGGTGTATTAAAGGATGTATTCTAGACTTAGATGGAAAATATAAATCAGACAATAACAATGATCTAGAATTATACAACCTTCAGTACCCAAGTCTGTAATAGCTTGCAACACATACCAAGGCATCTCACAATACACACACTGGAAAGCTTTGCAATACAGGTGGCTCAATTGGTGGCTAATTTTGCCACTTAATTCATACATATCTGCCACTATGCTTTGCCAAAGCCAAATCTAGCATGTGTCTAAATCTTGCAACACAAGGTTTCCAGAAAAGCAAAATGCGCAAAACTGAGGTGAGAAAATACTCTCAAATTTGTGCACAAAATGGCCATAACCAAGTCAATGAACAGAGAATTTTGCACAATGTCACTTAGAAAATAGCTTACTGGATGAACAACTTCGTCCTGCATTTTGGTTAAATGTTTTCACAATACTCGCATTACTTTTTCTTTATTTAAGgtgggtgggcgggggggggggggggagaagggtgGAGAAAGAAAGCTAAGTTATTCAAAATGACTAATGTTTATTGCAGTGACTCTAGATATCATGAACAATTATCAGAATTTTCTGATACATCCTGTCACTTCACTGCCAGTGTTAGCAGTGGTACAGCAACTAAACCATCTTCCCCTGTCCACCCCTATtactccccctcccaccactATTTATAAATTAGAAGTAGTGGTATTGTAAAACTGCCAAGTATCAGTTGAGATCATGGTCTTATAGGTCAATCTGTAAATTTGCATATTTGCATCTGTAAAGCAGTCCCAGTACAACCTTCTCAGATCTGACAAACTACATAAGATTCTTTTATTAGTATACTGAAGTGACAAAACAATTATTTAAAGTAGAGTCACACCTCTCTCAGGTGATCATCACCACGTCACTGGGTGGTGAATCTCCCAGCTGTTGCAGTGGGTGTGGGAGTCATAGCTGTCATGGAGGTCATGGGGGTCATGGGAGTCATGGGAGTCATCATTCCCATCTTCACTTGGTTGCGGAGATTTGCATTCTGCTCTAGAAGGAGCTCATTGGTGGCCATCAGATTTGACACCTGTTTTTGGAGATCCTCAACACGCTTTTGGAGCATGAGATTCTCTTCCTTCAGAAATCGGTAGTCAGCTGCACCTGGATTTTGCATACCGTAGTCGTATACTTCGAACCCCATGccctccatcctcctcctcttcatgtgGGCATCGTAGCCATCGTAGTGGTCAGCGTCATAACCTCTAGAGTAGAGGTCATCATAGCGGTCATATCTACGGGCCAAGGAAGAAAACACTTGGCTGTGCGCCATACCTTGGTTTTCATAACCATACTCGTCGCGCTTTACGTGCAGGAATTTACATTTGGGCCCTCTTTGACAGTCACCCTTTTGATAGTCGTGGCAGATCGGAATCTCACCTTTATTAACAGGTAGATCAGAAGATAAAAGGCCAAGGGTAGACATCTCATTAGCGTCTGGGTGGCGGAACTTGCAGCGCTTACCGCGGTTGCAGACGTTGCGCAGGAAGTCGCGGCAAATATCATCTGTACTGGGGCCAGCCTCCTCGGTGCCGTTATCAGGCATTTTTATAGATTATTTCTGCGCTGTTTAGCCAAGGCGCTACGCAAGCaactgcaaaagaaaaaaaaaggcagGTCTTTACAGAGAATGAGCGATTATTTACAAGTAACTGTTGCGCATTCCATAAAACACTGAAATTAGAGGTTGCAGTAGCAAAAAATCAAATGACAGCAAAGAAATCTGTGCAATACCTTTGtttgcacggggggggggggggggggagagaatgtaAGTCACATATGAATGTCAGATCCATAAGTCAGGTGCGCGTAAAAAGTGCTCTGCATTTTCAGGATCATGACGTTTTCAAACTTTTGAGTTATGTGGGCCATGCCAGAACAGAACAATTCCTGATGCAGCACTATAACTTTAAAAATGCATTCAAGATGGAATGACAAAACTATACGCAAAAAAGTGTGATGATTTCCCAACAGTGCCAGCTTCATTCAGAATGACAGTAGTC is a window encoding:
- the LOC132384614 gene encoding zinc finger CCCH domain-containing protein 10-like; this translates as MPDNGTEEAGPSTDDICRDFLRNVCNRGKRCKFRHPDANEMSTLGLLSSDLPVNKGEIPICHDYQKGDCQRGPKCKFLHVKRDEYGYENQGMAHSQVFSSLARRYDRYDDLYSRGYDADHYDGYDAHMKRRRMEGMGFEVYDYGMQNPGAADYRFLKEENLMLQKRVEDLQKQVSNLMATNELLLEQNANLRNQVKMGMMTPMTPMTPMTSMTAMTPTPTATAGRFTTQ